From the Euphorbia lathyris chromosome 6, ddEupLath1.1, whole genome shotgun sequence genome, one window contains:
- the LOC136234102 gene encoding probable 2-carboxy-D-arabinitol-1-phosphatase isoform X2 — protein MVCGALIFIVPLAGFNSISNSRRPSYHSARPGIRCSNSPDVSLATETLENYASASITGGALGFESATTSLTQKSLTSSKKVTIVRHGLSSWNSEERCRKALETIHFDKCFSSPISRAKSTAEVIWKEREEPLVYLDSLKEAHLFFLEGMRNVDARERYPKEYLAWREDPANFHVNGVYPVRELWGTAREAWREILFSPGENFLVITHKSILRALICTALGLGPERFRAIDVNNGGISVFNFNKRGEAMVQ, from the exons ATGGTTTGTGGTGCTCTCATCTTCATAGTTCCACTCGCGGGCTTTAATTCCATATCTAATTCAAGAAGGCCTTCTTATCACTCTGCTAGACCTGGAATTCGGTGCTCAAACTCTCCAGATGTGTCATTAGCAactg AGACTCTTGAAAATTATGCTTCTGCTTCCATCACTGGTGGTGCACTTGGTTTTGAAAGTGCAACAACATCTCTTACCCAGAAGTCGTTGACATCATCAAAGAAGGTTACAATTGTTAGGCATGGGCTTAGCTCTTGGAATTCAGAGG AGAGGTGTAGGAAAGCCTTGGAAACTATACACTTTGATAAGTGCTTTTCAAGTCCAATATCTCGTGCCAAG TCCACAGCTGAAGTCATATGGAAAGAGAGGGAAGAGCCACTGGTTTATCTTGATTCACTGAAGGAGGCCcatttgtttttccttgaagGCATGAGAAATG TGGATGCTAGAGAAAGGTATCCAAAGGAGTACTTGGCATGGAGAGAAGATCCTGCTAATTTTCATGTGAATGGTGTTTATCCCGTGCGAGAACTATGGGGAACAGCAAGAGAAGCTTGGAGGGAAATCTTGTTTTCGCCT GGAGAAAATTTCTTGGTTATTACTCATAAGTCAATCTTGAGGGCACTAATCTGCACAGCTTTGGGGCTAGGCCCAGAGAG ATTCCGGGCAATTGACGTGAATAATGGTGGCATATCAGTCTTCAATTTCAACAAGAGAGGAGAAGCAATGGTTCAATAA
- the LOC136234102 gene encoding probable 2-carboxy-D-arabinitol-1-phosphatase isoform X1 — translation MVCGALIFIVPLAGFNSISNSRRPSYHSARPGIRCSNSPDVSLATETLENYASASITGGALGFESATTSLTQKSLTSSKKVTIVRHGLSSWNSEGRVQGRSNLSVLTEAGVMQAERCRKALETIHFDKCFSSPISRAKSTAEVIWKEREEPLVYLDSLKEAHLFFLEGMRNVDARERYPKEYLAWREDPANFHVNGVYPVRELWGTAREAWREILFSPGENFLVITHKSILRALICTALGLGPERFRAIDVNNGGISVFNFNKRGEAMVQ, via the exons ATGGTTTGTGGTGCTCTCATCTTCATAGTTCCACTCGCGGGCTTTAATTCCATATCTAATTCAAGAAGGCCTTCTTATCACTCTGCTAGACCTGGAATTCGGTGCTCAAACTCTCCAGATGTGTCATTAGCAactg AGACTCTTGAAAATTATGCTTCTGCTTCCATCACTGGTGGTGCACTTGGTTTTGAAAGTGCAACAACATCTCTTACCCAGAAGTCGTTGACATCATCAAAGAAGGTTACAATTGTTAGGCATGGGCTTAGCTCTTGGAATTCAGAGGGTAGAGTTCAG GGAAGATCAAACTTATCTGTTTTAACTGAAGCTGGTGTTATGCAAGCAGAGAGGTGTAGGAAAGCCTTGGAAACTATACACTTTGATAAGTGCTTTTCAAGTCCAATATCTCGTGCCAAG TCCACAGCTGAAGTCATATGGAAAGAGAGGGAAGAGCCACTGGTTTATCTTGATTCACTGAAGGAGGCCcatttgtttttccttgaagGCATGAGAAATG TGGATGCTAGAGAAAGGTATCCAAAGGAGTACTTGGCATGGAGAGAAGATCCTGCTAATTTTCATGTGAATGGTGTTTATCCCGTGCGAGAACTATGGGGAACAGCAAGAGAAGCTTGGAGGGAAATCTTGTTTTCGCCT GGAGAAAATTTCTTGGTTATTACTCATAAGTCAATCTTGAGGGCACTAATCTGCACAGCTTTGGGGCTAGGCCCAGAGAG ATTCCGGGCAATTGACGTGAATAATGGTGGCATATCAGTCTTCAATTTCAACAAGAGAGGAGAAGCAATGGTTCAATAA